The Synechococcus sp. MVIR-18-1 region ACGCAAACGAGTTCGTGATTCACAGGCTCAAAGAAACGCACGACATCGTGCATGTGCTCACAGGGTTTGGCATTGATGGCATCAGCGAGATCGGTCTTCAGGGATTCAACCTCGCTCAAAACCGCTCGCCTCTTGCAGTCATGCTGATTTTTGGATCCATGCTCAGCAGCCTGCAAGACGATGCACCACTCGAGCCCCTGCTGCGCGCGCTGGCCCATGGCTTCCAGATGGGACTTGATGCAGAGCTCGTTGTGAGCCGAAAATTAGAAGAGGGCTGGGAGCGGCCACTGAAAGAGTGGCGCGAGCAGTTAAAGCTTCCCTTAGACACTGAAGATTGAACGGCATCAGCAAGGGCAACTGTCAGGCCCCTGCAGCATGCATTTTGATCGCAGAAATATCGGGAAACAAGGCAGCTCTCACCAAGCGGTGAGAGCCATCAAAGTCATCCCAAATGATGTTTTAAATCGTCGCTAGCCGCCTCAAGCGCCCCATCCAAAGCTCCTCCATCGCGTCCACCTGCCTGAGCGAGATTCGGGCGACCGCCGCCGCCACCGCCGCAGCGCTTAGCAATCGCGCCAATGAACTTGCCCGCCTGCTGACCTTGCGCGATCACAGCTTTGCCAAACGCTGCCACCAAAATCACCTTTCCTTGGTCGCTTAGATCAGGCAAACCTCCCAATACAACAGCCGTGGAATCACCCAACTGATCCAGCAATCCCAAGGCAGCGCCCTGTAAGCCGTCACCATCCACACCATCAAGACGGGCCACCAAGAGCTGGTACTCACCAACCGCTACGGCTTGGGTAGCCAAGGCCGCTGACTTCGCAACAGCGAGTTCAGCGCGTGCCGCAGTCAACGCTTTTTGGCTGCTCTTCAGTTCCTCCTGCAACGCCGACACACGCTCAACGATCTCGCCGGGCTGAGCCTTAAAGCGATCACCGAGCTGCTTCACCACGACCTCACGCTCATTGAGATACGCCAGCACAGAAGCACCAGCCACCGCTTCAATCCTGCGGATCCCAGCAGCAACACCGCTCTCACTCACGATCTTGAACAGACCGATCTCGGCCGTATTGCTCACATGTGTACCACCACAAAGCTCCATCGACACACCGGGAACATCAACCACGCGAACCACGTCGGAATACTTCTCGCCAAACATCGCCACGGCTCCAGCAGCTTTTGCTTG contains the following coding sequences:
- a CDS encoding Coq4 family protein — protein: MQLRLHERLQSLKMVASLATFLKNPGSLNSIFAVSNSIKDGPLGEQTVRHLLSNPQFKALVDEGWRPDPIDLQKLQMLPEGSLGRCYANQLISLGITPDTLIDPSPVTNANEFVIHRLKETHDIVHVLTGFGIDGISEIGLQGFNLAQNRSPLAVMLIFGSMLSSLQDDAPLEPLLRALAHGFQMGLDAELVVSRKLEEGWERPLKEWREQLKLPLDTED